AGCCTCCCGATGAGGCGAAAGAGGATCTCGGTCTCGCTGCCGGTCAGGACCGCCGTCGGCTCGTCCATGATGAGGATGCGCGCCTGGCGGGAGACGGCCTTGGCGATCTCGACCATCTGCTTTTCCGAGACGGCCAGTTGGCGGATCCGGGTCCGCGGGTCGATCCTGGTCTCGAGCTCGCGTAACACCTCACGGGACTTCTCGACCATCGCCCGGCGGTCGAGAAAGGGGCCCTGGTGGCGCTCCTTGCCGAGAAAGATGTTCTCCTCGACGGTGAGGTCTTCGGCCAGGTTGAACTCCTGGTGGATCAAGATGATGCCCAGCCTCTCGCCCACGCCGCTGTCCGCAAGGGTGACGGCTTTGCCGTCCAGGCGGATCTCGCCCTCGGAAGGCTGATGGTAGCCCGAGAGAACCTTCATCAGGGTGGACTTGCCCGCGCCGTTTTCACCCAGAACCGCATGCACCTCGCCCTCGGCGAGCTCGAGGTCAATATCGAAGAGCACCCGCACCGGACCGAAATCCTTGCAGATCCCCCGCAGCTCGAGAATGGTGTCCGGCACTATCCTGTCGCCACCGCTCATTGAAGACCGCTAGGTAATTTCATGGTACATGGTAGTTTCATGACACATGGTTCGTGTAACCTTCAGGTCTGAACCGCCGGTTCGGACTCGGGAGAATTAAATTGACCATCTAACTAATTGCCAATATACGTTGCCGGCCGAGAGGATGTCAAGCGTTGCGCCAGTTCCCTGCGCCTTCAGCATGGGGTGTTCAGCATTCAGCATTAGGTGTGGCCGCGTGATGTATGCTTCCTCAGCGCCAGCTTTTCTCCAGGGTTGCTTGCAACTGGCTCAAGTGGTTCAGGTCATGCCCGGCCAAAAACCTGACCATCACGTCGACGTTCTCCACGCCGCGTTCGGGGTGGACGGCCTCGACAAGCCAGTCCTGGAGCGAGAAGCTCGCAAAGAGCGCGAGGTTCCAGGCGCGCAGGGCGCGGAAGGTCTCGAGCGCGAGGGAGGGCTCGAGCCGGGCGTAGCGCGCCGCCCACAGGTCCTGATCGAAGGGCTGCACCTGATGGCCGGGAACCGAGACGGCTTGGCGGAAGCGAAAGCCCATGGCCAACTCGACGTCGGCCAGGTGCGCCAAAATCTCCCTGGCGGTCCACTTGCCGGGGGCGTAGGCGCGTGCGAAGTCGCCTGGGCCGGCGCGCTCGAAGAGGTGCTCGAGCCGCCCGGGCGTCGCCGTCAGGACACCGATCGGGTCCTGGTCGCCGAGATAGCTCAAGATGCGTTCTAGGTAAGGGCTCATTCCTCCAGCCTATCGCGGACGCTCCTTGCGGAGCGCGCCGCGCGACGCTTTGCGGCTATAGTAGACGCATGAGCCAAACCCCTGAAATCGACGTCCACGAGACCCAAGCGCGTATGCAAGACGGCGCCCTCCTGCTCGACGTGCGCGAGCGCGACGAGTACGACGCCCTGCGCATCCCCGGCGCCACCCTCCTGTCCCTGTCCGAGTTTGAAGGCCGCTATGAGGAGCTGCCCCGGGACCAGGAGATCGTCGTCCACTGCCGCAGCGGCCGACGCTCCATGCAGGCCGCGGATTACCTCAACGAGCGTGGCTACAACGCCGTCAATGTCCTAGGCGGCATCCTCGCCTGGCAGGAGGCCGGGTTGCCGGTCGAAGAGGGTCAAGACGGCTGAAAAGGTAGGGACCACCTCGAGGAGGCTCGCACTTGTCAGCCAATGACCGCAACCTGCCGAAGTATCACGAACTGCTGAATCCGACACTCGAGGCCTTACACCGCTTGGGCGGCAGTGCTTCGATAGATGAACTTGTGGAAGCGATCGCCAAGGGGACAGGGCTTCCTCCAGAGGTGATTGAACTGCCCCACGGCGATGGTCGGCAGACGGTCCTCGAGTACCGTTTGGGATGGGCCAGAACCTACCTGAAAAAGTTTGGGTTGT
The nucleotide sequence above comes from Deinococcota bacterium. Encoded proteins:
- a CDS encoding DinB family protein, giving the protein MSPYLERILSYLGDQDPIGVLTATPGRLEHLFERAGPGDFARAYAPGKWTAREILAHLADVELAMGFRFRQAVSVPGHQVQPFDQDLWAARYARLEPSLALETFRALRAWNLALFASFSLQDWLVEAVHPERGVENVDVMVRFLAGHDLNHLSQLQATLEKSWR
- a CDS encoding rhodanese-like domain-containing protein; its protein translation is MSQTPEIDVHETQARMQDGALLLDVRERDEYDALRIPGATLLSLSEFEGRYEELPRDQEIVVHCRSGRRSMQAADYLNERGYNAVNVLGGILAWQEAGLPVEEGQDG